The Alkalihalobacillus sp. LMS6 genomic interval AGTTGAAACCAATCTTTTTCAAGAAGAGGATATCCTTGTTTTATTTGTTTCTCTATTTTTTCATTCACCACGGTTTGGTCAATTGTCGTACGTTTATGCATGGTCTCACCTCAACTGTAGTATAGCATATCTATTTTTTGTTCAATAACGGTCACAACGTTCATTAAAAATGTCTTTTCACTCTATCTTTTACAAGTTAAAAAGAGCATACTTAATTAAAAAACTCCATGGGAGTGATGACATGTACAAGCTTGTCTGTACCATTGACGGTATAACAAAATCATTTAAACTTCAAGATAGCAATGAAGACTTGGTTTTCAATGATCTTTTTGAAGCGGAACTGCATGCAAAACAGCTAAATAAAGATATCTCCTATGCCTATCAATGGGTGCCAGAACGAATAGATTCATAAAACCTGTGAAAATCTTATGACACATTGACTCCTTACACATATTGTCCCAAAAGATTGCTATACTAAGTAAGAAAGGTGGGGTTTGATGTTTAAATGGGTAAGTTATATTGAAGGGATTTCGTTGATTTTACTCGTATTTTTAGCTATGCCGCTTAAATACATATGGAACGTCCCTGAATTTGTTAGCGTTGTTGGCATGGCACATGGGGTTCTTTTTATTGCTTACATGCTCTTCGTTGTGAATTTCTTTTTCAGTAAACAATGGACTTTAAAGACGACTGTTCTTGCAACACTTGCATCCATTGTGCCTTTTGGACCGTTTATTTTAGAAAAACGGATTATCAAAAATGAAGAACGTCCGCCAGCCATCTAGGTTTTAAGGTTTAGAGACCGAGGTAACACGATTATAAGATAATTGATCCAAAGATACGATGTCCCTTCAAAGTCGACACTGAAAAAAGTGAAGCCGCTGAAGGGCTTTTTTTATTGTTGAAGTGAACAAGCCGCGGGCGCCCTCCTGAAGCAGATTTGAACCGTAAAACAACAACGGGTTACCTTAGTCATTTGATGTCCCAACTTATTTTGATTCAAATGTCCTATCCTTTTTATGTTTCATTCAATTTTTCCTAGGGTATTTTATAGATCAGGAGGCGATATAAATGAAACCTGTATACAAAGAATTCTACAACGATGAAGAAGTTGTTACGATTGTTAAAGCATTGAAAGAAAAGAACGTGATGGAAGACGATATTTACGTTATTACTCACGATGATGATCGCACAGATCGTGTAGCAGATAATGCAGATGCAAACACAATTACTGCTTCTGAAACAGGACTTGGCACATCAATCAAGAATACGTTCCGTAGCAAAGGGGACGAACTGCGAGCTAAGTTTGAAGAATTAGGTTTCTCCGAAAATGAAGCAGAGCAGCTTGAAGAACAACTTGACCAAGGTAAGGTCATCGTTGCGGTTACGAATCAAGGTGAAAACTTCACATTCTAATTGTCGCACACATACAGCAGCCGCTCTCTTAACTAGAGATGCGGCTGCTTTCGTGTTTTAATAGAACGAGGAGAGGAGGGACGACGCTTGAGTGATTTAGGAAAGAAACAATTTCTAAAATGGTTTGTTGATCATCATTATTTAAAACATCGCGACGCACGTGCACTTCTTGTACACATTCAATCGTCGCCCCATCTTTTATCGAAGCTCCGGTTAACGGAAACGATTCAACCTCAAAGACGCACACTTGTTGTTGCTAGTACTCAATCGGATGAACCTGGTTTCCGCTACGTGTATGATGGTCAAAAAACGGAGGATGTGTCTAAAGCGCTTGATGACATCACCACACATCCATCAAGTCCCATTTATTTGATTGTCCATTTTTATGGTCGTGACATCCATCATTCGTATCGACAATTGCTTGAAACGCCTATCCACCGCTCTTATCGTCAATATAAACAAAATCAACAAGACGAAAAAGAAACCAATGCCTTTTTAGACTATGTGGATGTAGAAAATGAACGAACACGGTTACGGGCTGCGATTGACAAAGCGTTGGATGACCGAAATCATGATGAGTTTGCTCGACTCTCTAAAGAGCTACGATTTTTACAGGAACAAGCAAGCTTACAATGAAAAAGCCCATGCTTATGCATGCGCTTTTTCGTTTTTCTTTTTATTCGGTCGAATCCATTTTGACAATAAGCCATGTGAAGGCGAGAAGACAAAACTTATAATAAAGACCACGCCTGTCATCATTGCCATCGATCCTGAAATCGAACTATCAATCCAGTAAGCAACATAATAGCCGCTTATCGCTGAAACTGCACCAAATAAAGCACTCAGCACAATCATGACCGACAAGCGCTCTGTCCATAAATAAGCTGCAGCTGCTGGGGTAATTAGCATGGCGACTACCATAATTGCACCAACTGCATCAAAAGAAGCGACTGTTGTGATAGAGACAAGCCCCATAAATAAATAATGTAAGAACATAACTGGTAGCCCTAAACTTAGTGCAAGAGCGGAATCAAATGCGAGCAACTTCCATTCTTTATATAATAAAAGAATAAATGCTAGCACGATGATCAGAACGATCACCAGCATTAACGTTGCCACGGGAATTTCTAAGCCAAACACTGTCGTTGTATTAAACGGGATAAACGCAATTTCACCCATTAGCGTGTGCTGTACATCTAAGTGCACGTTTCCAACCGAAGTCGAAATCAAGATAACACCAATGGCGAATAATGACGTAAAGACGACACCAATGGAAGCGTCATGCTGTACGCCTTTTGAATGAAACCACTGTACCAAAAAGGTTGTTAATAACCCTGCTAATGCAGCGCCGATTAACATGTGCATACCTTCCATACTTTGCGTAATCAGAAATGCAAGCACAATACCTAAAAGTACAGTATGGCTAATCGCATCAGCCATCATCGCCATTCGTCGTAAGATCAAGTAGGCACCGACGATTCCACACGTAATTCCTACTAGCGCACCGGTAATTAAAATCCAGCCTTCATAAGAAATCATTCGCCTCCACCTTCTTTCAATACACCAGGTGCTTCATTCTGGGCAAATGCTTGTTTTTGCTGGGCTTTAAATTCAATGCGTTCTGCAATTAAGCCTTTCTCTTTTCCAAAGAACAAGGAAAAAACGAAAAAGACAGATGCCGATAACACAATGAATGGTCCCGTCGGCCAGCTAGGACCTTGCGCACTGAAGAATGTTCCAATCGCTCCAGATAAGCCCCCAAATACACCCGATAATAGGAGCATTACTTTAAACGACTGTGTCCAATATCGAGCGCTAACGGCAGGAATAATTAATAAAGCCGCCATTAGAATAACACCTACCGCTTGAATGCCAATGACAATTGTTGTCACGAGGCCAATCATATAGACAATATCCATACCTCGTGACGATAAACCAATTCCTCGTGCAAACTCAGGATCAAATAAGAATAACTTCCATTCTTTATAAGCGAGTGTAATGAGAAAGATGACAACAATAGCTAGAATGACCATCGTATAAACATCCATTCGCACCATGCTTGCAGCCTGACCAAAGATAAACGTATCTAAACCACTTTGATTCCCCCCGCCAGAGCGATTGACCAAGGTAAGTAGGACAATACCAGCTCCAAAGAAAACAGACAGGATAATTCCCATTGCCGTATCTTCTTTTATTCTAGATGATGTACGAATGACGTGAATAAACCATGCGCCAAGCAATGCACTTATGGCTGCACCTAAGATGAGAATAAAGAAATTCTTTTCATTAATAATCATAAAGGCGATCACAACACCTGGAAGAGCAGCATGAGAAAGGGCATCACTCATCAAGCTTTGTCGCTTCCAATAAGCAAGCGTACCAAACATTCCAGCAGCTATACCAAGAAACGTTGCACTTAGGAGCACCCATTGAAAATTAATTGACGCTAGAATCTCCATTAGATAGTGCCTCCTCTTTAATAATGTGCACTGCGCCTCCATACGCCTTCGTAATATTCGACGTTGTATAGATGTCTTCTGTTTTGCCGTGTGCAATGACGGTTTTGTTTAAAAACAAGACGTGATCAAAATAATCGGCTACGGTTTGCAAATCGTGGTGGACAACGAGTACGGTTTTGCCATCTTGACGCAGTTGCTTCAAAATATCCATAATCGCTCGCTCTGTAGCAGCATCTACGCCAGCGAACGGTTCATCCATAAAATAAAGATCTGCGTTCTGCACGAGTGCTCGAGCCAAAAAGACGCGCTGCTGCTGACCACCAGATAGCTGACTAATTTGCCTTTTTGCAAAATCTTCCATCCCTACTTTCCGCAGGGCATCCATTGCTTTTTCTTTATGTTTTTTCTTTGGCCACCTAAGCCATCCAATATGACGATAAAGCCCCATTAACACAACATCTAATGCATTGGTTGGAAAATCCCAGTCTACTGAACCTCGCTGTGGAACATAGCCAACGCGTGATTTTTGTTTTTTTAATGTTGAGTCAAAGAATCGAACTTGACCATGTAAAGGTGGATGCAGGTTAAGTAGCGCTTTAATAAGCGTTGACTTTCCTGCGCCATTCGGTCCAACAATACCTGTCAAGGAACCTTTTTCAACCGTAAAACTAACGTTCTTCAAAACTGTGTTTTTGCGATAGGCTGCACTAATGTTCGCTACATCTAGTACACTCATGGTCGTTCATCTCCTTAATCTGCTCAACACGCTCATAGAAGTTATTCGGAGGCTGTCAAAGCTGAGTGAATGGTATCGACATTGTGGCGATACATGCCAATGTACGTTCCTTCTTCAGTGCCTTCTTCGCCCATTGCATCTGAGAATAATTCTCCCCCAAGCTCAATGGAATGTCCGGCTTGTTGAGCACCTTCTATAACAGCTTGAACAGTTGAATCATTTACACTGCTTTCTACAAATACAGCTGGGACCTCTTTTTCTACAATCGTATCGATCGTTGATTGAATATCAGAAATTCCAGCTTCTGATTCTGTACTTAACCCTTGAATCCCCATAACGTCAATGTCGTTCATCTCACCGAAATATTGAAATGCATCATGTGCCGTTACTAAGATACGCTGCTCTTCTGGAATTTGTGCGATTGTATCTGTTGCATATGTGTATAATTCGTCTAACTCATTAAAATAGGCTTGTTTGTTTTCTTCTAATTCATCTGCATGTTCAGGTAAAACTTCTTTTAATTCTTCAACTGCTGAATCTAATGCTTGTTCCCATAATACTACATCAAACCAGATGTGCGGGTCATCCATGCCCGCTTCTTCTTCATCTTCAAGCAAATGTCCTGTATCAACCGTTTCGCCAATCGCATACGCATTTGAATCCACGCCATTAAAAACGTCCGTTAATTGAGCTTCTAAATGAAGACCGTTGTAGAAAATAAGATCTGCTTCCTGAAATAACCGAATATCACTTTGAGACGCTTCATACACGTGTGGATCTACGCCTGGCCCCATAAGTGTTTGTACATTCGCTAAATCTCCAGCAATAACCGATAATGGCTCTCCAATTTGACCAATCGTAGCCACGACGTCAACCGTACCTTCCGTCTCTTCCGTCGTTCCACCTGTGTCATCTCCATCATTACATGCAGCAAGCATCATCCCTACTGATAAAACTGTAAACCCTAATACGTGCTTCTTCATGCTGATTTCCTCCTTTTTTCCCATCCGCTATATCTATTTGTATGCAACAATCAACATTTATTTCCTGTCCACAATAAAGTTTCTCTAATGCAACTTTAATTCCCTTGTCCAAAATTGTCAACAACTTTGATTTACTTTTTGTCAAAGAAAAAAATACCACTCACCTAGTCTTATTCCCTTATCTTTCCGTTCCTTTTTACAATCTATGTACAAAAAAACGCCACCCTGCTGTATGCAGAGTGACGTCTTAAGAATCAATTAGAAATCATTTCCATTGTGGTTTTCTTTATTCGCTTCCATCTTCGGTAAAACCACCCAACGATGAATAGCGGCCGCTACACCATCGTTCACGTTCGTTGCCGTTATCCAATCTGCTTTTCGTTTCACGAGATCTTGCGCATTTCCCATCGCAACACCCAGTCCAGCTTCTTGAATCATGGCAATGTCATTCAAGCTGTCACCAACAGCCATCACATGCTGCATATCAATCCCCAACTCATCGCATACCAATTTAATGGCACTCGCTTTATTGATACCAATGGCATTCACCTCGATATTGGTTGGGCTCGAATTTGTTATTTCTGTAAGTCCTCTTTCAGTTAGTTCCGCCACAATCTCTTTACGGACGCCATCATCGGTTGTATCAAATCCAAACTTTAACCATTGATAATTGTGGCGATCCTCAGGTAAGTCACCACGAAATAGTCCATTTGATGAGGCTGCCCATACATGAGCCCCGTATCGCTCTCTTAATTCGTATACATGATTCACTGCATCTTCGTGTAAGTGTGTAGCATGGATTAAATCGCCGTCTTTGTTATAAATTTCGCCGCCATTAGCCGTAACTAAGAACGTTTGCAGACCTAACGATTGCGCATAACTTCCACACGTTGCCCGCGTTCTACCGGTAGCAATCATGACTGGAACGTTTAATTCCCTCGCTTCGATAATAGCCTCTCGATTGCCAGGAGAGATTTCATGATTATCGTTTAATAGTGTACCGTCCATATCTAGCGCGATTAATTTTATTTCTGGTCTTTCTTCCGTTGACATGCTACATGACCCCTTCCCACAATGCACTCATTCCACTCCTAGTGTACTACAAACTGAAATGGTCTGTCGTGTTCTGAACTTCAACACAAAAGAGCCTTTAAAGAGAAAAAGGATGAGTATTTACTCATCCTTTTGTTTTAACCTAACTTGTTATATTCTTCCCAAAACGCAAGAATTGTTTCCAATCCTTTATCGAAATTTTCAAGGTGGAAATGTTCGTTCGGTGCATGAAAGTTCTCACTAGGTAGTCCAAAGCCCATTAAAATGATCGGGACATTTAATTGTACATCAAAAGTCTCAACAACTGGAATGGATCCACCCATTCGAGTATAGGCCACTTCCGTTTGATACACTTTTTCATACGCTCTAGCAGCCGCAGCGAAAGCTGGGTCCGTCACCGGTGCAGCGAACGGTTTGCCTGTATCGTGACGTTGCGTCGTAACCGACATACCTGCTGGCGTATTTGCCTCAATATGCTGCTCGATTTTCGCTAAAATATCTTCTGGGTCTTGTCCAGGAACCAATCGGCACGTAATCTTCGCTGTTGCTTCTGCAGGAATTACGGTTTTTACCCCTTCTCCTTGGAAACCTCCAAACACGCCATTAAATTCAAGCGTTGGACGAATCCAAGTCCGCTCACGAGATGTGTAGCCTTTCTCACCAACAAGAGCTGAAACGCCTGTTTCGGCTTTCATGCTTTCATCTCCACTG includes:
- a CDS encoding metal ABC transporter solute-binding protein, Zn/Mn family; the encoded protein is MKKHVLGFTVLSVGMMLAACNDGDDTGGTTEETEGTVDVVATIGQIGEPLSVIAGDLANVQTLMGPGVDPHVYEASQSDIRLFQEADLIFYNGLHLEAQLTDVFNGVDSNAYAIGETVDTGHLLEDEEEAGMDDPHIWFDVVLWEQALDSAVEELKEVLPEHADELEENKQAYFNELDELYTYATDTIAQIPEEQRILVTAHDAFQYFGEMNDIDVMGIQGLSTESEAGISDIQSTIDTIVEKEVPAVFVESSVNDSTVQAVIEGAQQAGHSIELGGELFSDAMGEEGTEEGTYIGMYRHNVDTIHSALTASE
- a CDS encoding metal ABC transporter permease, producing MSYEGWILITGALVGITCGIVGAYLILRRMAMMADAISHTVLLGIVLAFLITQSMEGMHMLIGAALAGLLTTFLVQWFHSKGVQHDASIGVVFTSLFAIGVILISTSVGNVHLDVQHTLMGEIAFIPFNTTTVFGLEIPVATLMLVIVLIIVLAFILLLYKEWKLLAFDSALALSLGLPVMFLHYLFMGLVSITTVASFDAVGAIMVVAMLITPAAAAYLWTERLSVMIVLSALFGAVSAISGYYVAYWIDSSISGSMAMMTGVVFIISFVFSPSHGLLSKWIRPNKKKNEKAHA
- a CDS encoding DUF3817 domain-containing protein; its protein translation is MFKWVSYIEGISLILLVFLAMPLKYIWNVPEFVSVVGMAHGVLFIAYMLFVVNFFFSKQWTLKTTVLATLASIVPFGPFILEKRIIKNEERPPAI
- a CDS encoding metal ABC transporter permease, translated to MEILASINFQWVLLSATFLGIAAGMFGTLAYWKRQSLMSDALSHAALPGVVIAFMIINEKNFFILILGAAISALLGAWFIHVIRTSSRIKEDTAMGIILSVFFGAGIVLLTLVNRSGGGNQSGLDTFIFGQAASMVRMDVYTMVILAIVVIFLITLAYKEWKLFLFDPEFARGIGLSSRGMDIVYMIGLVTTIVIGIQAVGVILMAALLIIPAVSARYWTQSFKVMLLLSGVFGGLSGAIGTFFSAQGPSWPTGPFIVLSASVFFVFSLFFGKEKGLIAERIEFKAQQKQAFAQNEAPGVLKEGGGE
- a CDS encoding metal ABC transporter ATP-binding protein, translating into MSVLDVANISAAYRKNTVLKNVSFTVEKGSLTGIVGPNGAGKSTLIKALLNLHPPLHGQVRFFDSTLKKQKSRVGYVPQRGSVDWDFPTNALDVVLMGLYRHIGWLRWPKKKHKEKAMDALRKVGMEDFAKRQISQLSGGQQQRVFLARALVQNADLYFMDEPFAGVDAATERAIMDILKQLRQDGKTVLVVHHDLQTVADYFDHVLFLNKTVIAHGKTEDIYTTSNITKAYGGAVHIIKEEALSNGDSSVN
- a CDS encoding general stress protein, whose translation is MKPVYKEFYNDEEVVTIVKALKEKNVMEDDIYVITHDDDRTDRVADNADANTITASETGLGTSIKNTFRSKGDELRAKFEELGFSENEAEQLEEQLDQGKVIVAVTNQGENFTF
- a CDS encoding Cof-type HAD-IIB family hydrolase; its protein translation is MSTEERPEIKLIALDMDGTLLNDNHEISPGNREAIIEARELNVPVMIATGRTRATCGSYAQSLGLQTFLVTANGGEIYNKDGDLIHATHLHEDAVNHVYELRERYGAHVWAASSNGLFRGDLPEDRHNYQWLKFGFDTTDDGVRKEIVAELTERGLTEITNSSPTNIEVNAIGINKASAIKLVCDELGIDMQHVMAVGDSLNDIAMIQEAGLGVAMGNAQDLVKRKADWITATNVNDGVAAAIHRWVVLPKMEANKENHNGNDF
- a CDS encoding YpiB family protein, with amino-acid sequence MSDLGKKQFLKWFVDHHYLKHRDARALLVHIQSSPHLLSKLRLTETIQPQRRTLVVASTQSDEPGFRYVYDGQKTEDVSKALDDITTHPSSPIYLIVHFYGRDIHHSYRQLLETPIHRSYRQYKQNQQDEKETNAFLDYVDVENERTRLRAAIDKALDDRNHDEFARLSKELRFLQEQASLQ